The Ranitomeya variabilis isolate aRanVar5 chromosome 7, aRanVar5.hap1, whole genome shotgun sequence genome includes a window with the following:
- the LOC143785345 gene encoding tripartite motif-containing protein 16-like, with the protein MQVWPRPNEESFISHIQRLLPESNCIFHPDRKRWRRNLLLEETRIFCTYCTKSSVPDVKSCLQCEASLCDDHLTAHNKTVHHIVTEPTDSFGSKKCSLHKKVLEYYCPQDAACLCVSCCLVGEHRGHQVELLDEASEKKKKKLMEYHNELNPKKAEIQTKVQNLQDRKRKIQEKASDEKKNISKRFKDLKKQLEMAENKALSEVSRQEEKIVSKISDLIKKLEIKVNKLSKKMRHVEMCRVTDPIRLLQEGDITLSSHGGDEDTEGNGGEVSTEEDLDEVLISLTLHRSMRDIVTNVTSELGVHAPDILLDLATAHRWVKISEDLKTATRSEKEQNRRKSPGRFVDYSEVLSRCGLSSGRHYWEVEWDQTGMCAIGMSYPSIEKKGLQSDIGLNDKSWCLSMYEGVYELFHNSFISALSVKPTCPTLGVFLDYEAERLSFYELCDPIRHLHTFTASFTEPLHVVFYVDDGASVTIRS; encoded by the coding sequence atgcaagtgtggcCCCGGCCTAATGAGGAGTCTTTCATCAGCCACATACAGCGTCTTCTGCCGGAGTCCAACTGTATATTTCATCCTGATAGGAAGAGGTGGAGAAGAAATTTACTTCTGGAGGAGACCagaatcttctgtacttactgtacaaagtctAGTGTCCCGGATGTGAAATCCTGTCTGCAGTGTGAGGCCTCACTATGTgacgaccacctgacagcccacaataAGACAGTGCATCATATAGTAACAGAACCCACCGATTCCTTTGGCAGTAAAAAATGTTCCCTCCACAAGAAGGTTCTGGAGTATTACTGCCCGCAGGATGCGGCTTGTCTGTGTGTATCTTGCTGTTTGGTTGGCGAACACCGAGGACACCAGGTGGAACTTCTAGATGAGGCTtctgagaagaagaagaagaaactgATGGAATATCACAATGAACTAAATCccaaaaaagcagaaattcagacaAAAGTCCAGAATCTACAGGATCGTAAGAGGAAGATCCAGGAGAAAGCCTCCGATGAGAAGAAGAACATCAGTAAAAGATTTAAGGACCTTAAGAAGCAACTGGAAATGGCAGAAAATAAAGCACTGAGCGAGGTCTCTAGGCAGGAGGAGAAGATTGTGTCCAAGATATCTGATCTCATCAAGAAGTTGGAAATAAAAGTGAATAAGCTGTCTAAGAAGATGCGTCATGTGGAGATGTGTCGTGTCACCGACCCAATAAGACTCTTACAAGAAGGTGACATTACATTAAGTAGTCATGGAGGAGATGAGGATACAGAAGGAAATGGTGGAGAGGTCAGTACTGAGGAGGATCTGGATGAGGTTCTGATCTCACTGACCTTACACCGATCTATGAGGGATATTGTCACCAATGTAACATCAGAGCTCGGGGTCCATGCCCCAGACATATTGCTGGATTTGGCCACTGCTCATAGATGGGTGAAGATATCAGAAGATCTGAAAACAGCAACAAGATCAGAAAAAGAACAGAATAGACGAAAATCACCAGGAAGATTTGTGGACTACTCCGAAGTGTTAAGCAGATGTGGCCTCTCCTCAGGAAGACATTACTGGGAGGTAGAGTGGGACCAGACAGGAATGTGTGCCATTGGAATGTCCTATCCCAGTATAGAAAAGAAAGGACTACAGTCTGATATTGGACTTAATGATAAATCTTGGTGTCTGTCCATGTACGAAGGTGTATATGAATTATTTCATAACTCATTCATTTCAGCCCTCAGTGTAAAGCCAACATGTCCGACACTTGGAGTCTTCTTAGACTATGAGGCCGAGCGTCTGTCCTtctatgagctgtgtgaccccatcagacacttacacaccttcaccgCCTCCTTCACTGAACCCCTACATGTTGTGTTCTATGTGGATGATGGAGCCTCTGTTACAATAAGAAGCTGA
- the LOC143784324 gene encoding E3 ubiquitin/ISG15 ligase TRIM25-like, giving the protein MASAELREELNCSICLSLYTDPVSLRCGHNFCRSCIVSVLDAQEAAGGYSCPDCRAQYPERPALEKKRKLENIVEHFSSTQPGMEETRIFCTYCTKSPVTAVRTCLQCENSLCDDHLTAHNKTVDHILVEPTGSFGYKKCSLHKKVLEYYCVQDAACLCVSCCLVGEHREHKIELLDEAFENKKKKLRKYLDEPNPKKSEIQTRIHNLQDRTRNIQAKASNKRQNISRIFMHIKKQLRAAETKALSEVSRQEEKIVSQISHLIKKLEIQEDELSKKMRHVEEMCRVTDPIRLLQESDITVCSHGGDEDTGGEVGSEEDLDEVLISLTLHRSMRDIVTNATSELGVHVPDILLDMDTAHRCVKLSEDLKTATNSEENEDKPESPGRFVDYPQVLSRCGLSSGRHYWEVEWNQMGECQLGMSYPSIEREGEESDIEYNDKSWCLYMYDGEYEIWLNSVTLALREKATCPTLGVFLDYEAGRLSFYELCDPIRHLHTFTTSFTEPLHVVFCVDYGASVTIRS; this is encoded by the coding sequence ATGGCGTCTGCGGAGCTGAGGGAAGAGCTGAACTGCTCCATCTGCCTGAGCCTCTATACAGATCCCGTatccctgagatgtggacacaacttctgccgctcGTGTATTGTGAGTGTGCTGGATGCACAGGAGGCGGCTGGAGGGTATTCCTGTCCTGACTGCAGAGCACAATATCCGGAGCGTCCGGCCCTGGAGAAGAAACGGAAGCTGGAGAACATAGTGGAGCATTTCTCATCTACTCAGCCTGGTATGGAGGAGACCagaatcttctgtacttactgtactaAGTCTCCTGTAACGGCTGTAAGaacatgtctgcagtgtgagaactctctatgtgacgaccacctgacagcccacaataAGACAGTGGATCATATATTAGTAGAACCCACCGGCTCTTTTGGTTACAAAAAATGTTCTCTCCACAAGAAGGTTCTGGAATATTACTGCGTGCAGGACGCGGCTTGTCTGTGTGTGTCTTGTTGTTTGGTTGGTGAACACCGAGAACACAAGATTGAACTTCTAGATGAGGCTTTTGAGAACAAGAAGAAGAAACTGAGAAAATATTTGGATGAACCGAATCCCAAAAAATCAGAAATTCAGACAAGAATCCACAATCTGCAGGATCGTACAAGGAACATCCAGGCGAAAGCCTCAAATAAGAGGCAGAACATCAGTAGGATATTTATGCACATTAAGAAGCAACTACGAGCGGCAGAAACGAAAGCGCTGAGCGAGGTCTCTAGGCAGGAGGAGAAGATTGTGTCCCAGATATCTCATCTGATCAAGAAACTGGAAATACAGGAGGATGAGCTGTCCAAGAAGATGCGTCACGTGGAGGAAATGTGTCGTGTCACCGACCCAATAAGACTCTTACAAGAAAGTGACATTACAGTGTGTAGTCATGGAGgtgatgaggatacaggaggagaagtCGGTTCTGAAGAAGATCTGGATGAGGTTCTGATCTCACTGACCTTACACCGATCTATGAGGGATATCGTCACCAATGCAACATCAGAGCTCGGGGTCCATGTCCCAGACATATTGCTGGATATGGACACTGCTCATAGATGCGTGAAGTTATCAGAAGATCTGAAAACAGCAACAAATTCAGAAGAAAATGAGGACAAACCAGAATCACCAGGAAGATTTGTGGATTACCCCCAGGTGTTAAGCAGATGTGGCCTCtcctcaggacgacattactgggagGTAGAATGGAACCAGATGGGAGAATGTCAATTGGGAATGTCCTATCCCAGCATAGAAAGGGAAGGAGAAGAGTCTGATATTGAATATAATGATAAATCTTGGTGTTTGTACATGTATGATGGAGAATATGAAATATGGCTCAACTCAGTCACATTAGCCCTAAGAGAAAAGGCAACATGTCCGACACTTGGAGTCTTCTTAGACTATGAGGCCGGGCGTCTGTCCTtctatgagctgtgtgaccccatcagacacttacacaccttcaccaCCTCCTTCACTGAACCCCTACATGTTGTCTTCTGTGTGGATTATGGGGCCTCTGTTACAATAAGAAGCTGA